Proteins from one Labrus mixtus unplaced genomic scaffold, fLabMix1.1 SCAFFOLD_219, whole genome shotgun sequence genomic window:
- the LOC132963857 gene encoding E3 ubiquitin-protein ligase RNF123-like: MDDLDEDEESGATQRPFGAAAMGGALARPSWLSSPTLGRANRFLSTAAVSLMTPRRPLSQPEKVKVRTLAVEQRTEEDIEGSHGNDGLLLGRPHEEPDQPIADKSLLEIMDGIVMMYNLSVHQQLGKMVVVSEDVHEYAVALKDTEEKIARCPARRADILDELQKSQKVFAEKLNHLSRRLAWINATIYSKVTLFETNPP, encoded by the exons GAGCGACTCAG AGGCCGTTTGGTGCAGCAGCGATGGGCGGCGCTCTGGCGAGGCCGAGCTGGTTGAGTTCTCCCACCCTCGGTCGAGCCAATCGTTTCCTGAGCACGGCCGCCGTCAGCCTGATGACGCCACGACGACCCCTCAGTCAGCCCGAGAAGGTGAAGGTGCGCACGCTGGCTGTGGAGCAGAGGACGGAGGAGGACA TCGAGGGAAGCCACGGTAACGACGGCCTGTTGCTGGGGCGACCGCACGAGGAGCCCGACCAGCCAATCGCAGACAAGTCTCTGCTGGAGATCATGGACGGGATCGTGATGATGTACAACCTGAGCGTCCATCAGCAGCTGGGCAAG ATGGTCGTGGTTTCAGAAGACGTCCATGAATACGCCGTCGCCCTGAAGGACACGGAGGAGAAGATTGCTCGATGTCCGGCCCGG AGAGCCGACATCCTGGACGAACTCCAGAAGAGCCAGAAAGTCTTTGCAGAGAAACTGAACCACCTGAGCCGGAGACTGGCCTGGATCAACGCCACCATCTACTCCAAGGTGACCCTCTTCGAGACTAACCCCCCTTAG